From Clarias gariepinus isolate MV-2021 ecotype Netherlands chromosome 2, CGAR_prim_01v2, whole genome shotgun sequence, one genomic window encodes:
- the pidd1 gene encoding p53-induced death domain-containing protein 1, whose amino-acid sequence MEREQEWAQTSTGDDRAQDKERLDYTRAMGVKEVMTRERELGAPGMASDQDQQLRPCVEGVNEHERNSKGSVSMQSRLQGHGVGNGEAIHGRISSSSSSSCPSPSALLSSLSLSSSSPPPSFALALPPSLTLDSVLVDGSLVLDVYQRGAAMMPSLWESARGKMKRVQYVRLGSEDEEALEGALGVLPHLTQLRSLAIRGHRFHDAQTDPLPGLLTSLPPSMSCLSLLVHLDLSFNRLSSLPACVFSFCHLSELLLCHNHLISLPGEVSGLVALRRLIVLGNKLETLPSQLGLLYELQYLDVSFNQLTSLPDELGLLKNLHTLELSSNRLRELPETLGSLHTLRVLGIHSNELRSIPDSVKSLPELRLDVRNNPLGRPPTPPPLPPAPAAQIDSSIPELHLAFNQHKFSVSPAGCHVFLAGGGELLFPQGCVKGFTLLKWSERKPDRKWIWLEEHDFLLSRPLELLPHGVTFDKPVEVCVPYHRTCKGEVIVRRYDGHSWTTLPTQTRRGSHRHSCRPRGRAARLACCTVTHFSWFVAVSRPVRDCCSVVPDGALLVSRSDPGIKLSFPPNCTTHTRTVTLQVLQVTQSKVQDLTGDPHASASPLLCLSQTPSMHFLQPVKVQIPLPPGLTGLTVDRSRLHLLHGDPEAHTWTDVTAQVSLYLTHLYAIFSVTHFSWYWLWYTTHSCISGVVRKVYHKLKQFRVQFLVLQRKTDFTQVLLQCLPSDKIDGRLASLSEQYDGPQPSDVCNLLEGEQFFAGFERGIDITSDRPDCREGRLAFTFYSHLKNIKEVHVCPMHQQEGTVRGQVSFYRGEAPSDLPEEVARKRKGHDSQWMATLPLRLPGADHVGSVYAERQYPPLNLGDPESGYLTEINLLSISLRISHDWRSIGINLGISYKELDRIQFKHRDNLGAMVLEMLFHWARGQEKAGAGAIPRLIHALIESGRRDLAEEVEDIVNLGKMKYAESLKRVGLETETPPTSTQSQIS is encoded by the exons atggagagagagcaagagtgGGCACAGACATCGACAGGAGATGACAGGGCACAAGATAAGGAGAGACTGGATTATACGAGGGCGATGGGTGTAAAAGAAGTGATGACAAGGGAACGGGAGCTTGGAGCGCCTGGTATGGCATCAGATCAGGATCAGCAACTGAGACCATGTGTTGAAGGTGTGAATGAACATGAGCGTAATTCTAAAGGATCAGTATCAATGCAAAGTCGTCTTCAAGGACACGGAGTTGGAAATGGAGAAGCTATTCATGGCCGTAtatcttcttcctcctcttcgtCATGTCCATCTCCATCTGCTCTCCTCTCTAGTTTGTCTCTTTCCTCCTCATCTCCACCGCCTTCTTTCGCGCTCGCTCTTCCGCCCTCATTGACATTGGATTCGGTGTTAGTGGATGGGAGTCTGGTGTTGGATGTGTATCAGCGTGGGGCTGCAATGATGCCTTCTTTGTGGGAGAGTGCTCGAGGCAAGATGAAGCGCGTACAGTATGTCCGACTGGGCTCTGAGGACGAGGAAGCCCTCGAAGGTGCTCTCGGGGTTCTTCCTCATCTTACTCAGCTACGCTCTTTAGCTATTcgag GCCACCGCTTCCACGATGCCCAAACTGATCCTCTTCCTGGCCTCCTGACCTCGCTCCCTCCCTCaatgtcctgtttgtccctcCTGGTCCACCTGGATCTTTCATTCAATCGCCTCTCGTCTCTCCCAGCCTGCGTGTTCTCTTTCTGTCACCTCTCTGAGCTCCTGCTCTGCCATAACCACCTGATCAGCCTGCCTGGAGAAGTGAGTGGCCTGGTGGCTTTACGCCGTCTCATTGTGCTGGGAAATAAACTGGAGACCCTGCCTTCACAGCTTGGTCTTTTGTATGAGCTACAATATTTGGATGTGTCCTTTAACCAGCTGACGAGTCTGCCTGATGAGCTCGGTCTGCTGAAAAACCTACACACGCTGGAGCTTTCATCCAACAGGCTTCGAGAGCTGCCCGAGACACTGG GTTCTTTACACACTTTGAGGGTGCTGGGAATCCACAGTAATGAGTTAAGGAGCATCCCAGACTCAGTGAAATCTCTACCTGAGCTAAGACTGGATGTTCGAAATAATCCCCTGGGCCGACCCCCGACTCCGCCACCACTCCCTCCTGCACCAGCAG CTCAAATTGACTCTTCGATACCAGAGCTACACCTTGCCTTCAACCAGCACAA GTTTTCAGTCTCTCCTGCAGGATGCCATGTGTTTCTTGCCGGTGGAGGAGAGCTCTTGTTTCCTCAGGGGTGTGTCAAGGGCTTCACGCTGCTCAAATGGTCAGAGAGAAAACCAGACAGGAAGTGGATATGGCTTGAGGAGCATGACTTCCTGCTAAGTCGTCCTTTGGAACTGCTTCCCCATGGTGTTACATTTGACAAg CCTGTAGAAGTGTGTGTTCCCTACCACAGGACTTGTAAAGGGGAGGTGATTGTTCGCAGATATGATGGTCACTCCTGGACTACACTACCCACCCAGACCAGAAGAGGGAGTCACAGGCACAGCTGTAGGCCACGGGGACGAGCTGCACGG CTGGCTTGTTGCACTGTGACACACTTCTCCTGGTTTGTGGCTGTCTCTCGTCCTGTCAGGGACTGTTGTTCGGTCGTACCAGACGGGGCACTGCTGGTGTCTCGCTCTGATCCTGGGATCAAACTCAGTTTTCCTCCGAACTGCACAACGCATACACGCACTGTCACACTGCAG GTGCTGCAGGTGACACAGTCCAAGGTGCAGGACCTGACAGGGGACCCACATGCCAGCGCTAGCCCCCTTCTTTGCCTCTCCCAAACTCCCAGCATGCACTTCCTCCAGCCAGTCAAAGTGCAGATCCCCCTTCCACCTGGACTTACTG GACTTACAGTAGATCGGTCTCGACTACACCTGCTGCACGGTGACCCTGAGGCTCACACATGGACTGATGTCACCGCTCAGGTGTCTCTATACCTCACACATCTTTATGCCATCTTTTCTGTCACACATTTCTCATG gtacTGGCTGTGGTACACCACTCACAGCTGCATTAGTGGAGTGGTGAGGAAAGTCTATCACAAACTGAAGCAGTTCAGGGTTCAGTTTTTGGTGCTGCAGCGAAAAACAGACTTCACACAAGTGCTACTACAGTGTCTGCCTTCAGAtaag aTCGATGGTAGGTTAGCCTCTCTGTCAGAGCAGTATGATGGTCCTCAGCCTTCAGATGTATGTAACCTGTTAGAAGGAGAGCAGTTCTTTGCTGGGTTTGAGAGAGGCATCGACATTACCTCAG ATCGACCAGACTGTAGAGAAGGCAGACTGGCCTTCACCTTCTACTCTCACCTGAAGAACATTAAAGAGGTACATGTGTGCCCGATGCACCAACAAGAGGGAACTGTCCGTGGTCAG GTATCATTCTACAGAGGTGAGGCACCTAGTGACCTGCCAGAGGAGGTGGCGCGGAAAAGGAAAGGCCATGACAGTCAATGGATGGCTACACTGCCCCTTAGACTTCCT gGTGCTGACCATGTGGGCAGTGTGTATGCAGAGCGGCAGTACCCTCCGCTAAACCTTGGTGATCCTGAAAGTGGCTATTTGACAGAGATCAACTTGCTCTCCATCTCATTACGCATCAGCCACGACTGGCGCAGCATCGGCATCAACCTGGGCATCAGCTATAAGGAGCTGGATCGCATCCAATTCAAACACAG agataaCCTAGGAGCCATGGTGTTGGAGATGCTTTTTCATTGGGCGAGAGGGCAGGAGAAGGCGGGAGCAGGAGCAATCCCACGGCTGATTCATGCTTTGATTGAGAGCGGGAGGCGGGACCTCGCTGAGGAAGTCGAGGATATTGTGAATCTGGGGAAAATGAAATATGCAGAGTCCCTGAAGAGAGTGGGCCTAGAGACAGAAACCCCGCCAACGTCTACTCAGTCTCAAAtaagctga